The following are encoded together in the Pseudodesulfovibrio indicus genome:
- the groES gene encoding co-chaperone GroES, protein MNLKPLNDRVLVKRLEMEEKTAGGIYIPDSAKEKPMKGEVVAVGPGKLDEDGKRVKPTVKKGDLVLFAKYAGTEISIDGDEHLVMREDDILAIVE, encoded by the coding sequence ATGAATCTGAAACCGCTGAACGACCGCGTCCTGGTCAAACGTCTGGAAATGGAAGAGAAGACCGCGGGTGGCATCTACATCCCGGATTCCGCCAAGGAAAAGCCCATGAAGGGCGAAGTCGTGGCCGTCGGTCCCGGCAAGCTGGACGAGGACGGCAAGCGCGTGAAGCCCACCGTCAAGAAGGGCGACCTGGTACTGTTCGCCAAGTACGCCGGAACCGAAATTTCCATCGACGGCGACGAACACCTGGTCATGCGCGAGGACGACATCCTCGCCATCGTCGAGTAG
- a CDS encoding TIGR00730 family Rossman fold protein translates to MKRICVYLGSNPGNNPAYGLATEALGRELAARGLGLVYGGSSTGLMGRLADTCLKAGGEVIGVIPKLLVEKEIAHKGLTESHVVNSMHERKQLMADLSDAFIALPGGLGTLEEFFEVLTWNQLGYHAKPCGLLDVNGYYACLADHMDRMVREGFLVSEHRRMVLTSPDPGELIDLFADYVPPQVNKWIELKKGL, encoded by the coding sequence GTGAAGCGCATCTGCGTCTACCTGGGGTCCAACCCCGGCAACAACCCGGCCTACGGGCTGGCCACCGAGGCCCTGGGCCGCGAGCTGGCCGCGCGCGGCCTGGGACTGGTCTACGGCGGGTCCTCCACCGGCCTGATGGGACGGCTGGCCGACACCTGCCTCAAGGCGGGCGGCGAGGTCATCGGGGTCATCCCCAAGCTGCTGGTGGAAAAGGAGATCGCCCACAAGGGGCTGACCGAGTCCCACGTGGTCAACTCCATGCACGAGCGCAAGCAGCTCATGGCCGACCTCTCGGACGCGTTCATCGCCCTGCCCGGCGGCCTCGGCACGCTGGAGGAATTCTTCGAGGTCCTGACCTGGAACCAGTTGGGGTATCACGCCAAGCCGTGCGGGCTGCTGGACGTGAACGGCTACTACGCCTGCCTGGCGGACCACATGGACCGCATGGTCCGCGAAGGGTTCCTGGTGTCCGAGCACCGGCGCATGGTCCTGACCAGCCCGGACCCCGGCGAACTCATCGACCTGTTCGCGGACTACGTCCCGCCGCAGGTGAACAAATGGATTGAATTGAAAAAGGGCCTCTGA
- a CDS encoding threonine aldolase family protein: protein MTELKSFASDNNSGAHPAIMEAVVQANRGHLKSYGDDEISIHTDEVFKEFFGSQARIHYVTTGTAANVLGLRSVTHTYNSVLCAEQAHINNDECGAPEAFGGIKLVPIPSTDGKLTPGMIAPYLGHMGFVHASQPKVVSITQPTELGKLYTLKEIENLVEFAHDRDLLVHLDGARLANACAALNCSFFDMTTALDVDFISFGGTKNGCLMGEAVIFLNPDIGEGFPYLRKQAMQLVSKMRFVSAQLEAYLKDDLWLRNAQNANAMARRLAEKAGAIEGVEIKGTVDCNALFAHIPPAATDILLKKYYFYVWDEHDHTVRWMTSWATTEDMVDEFVDDLRKAVKAVS from the coding sequence ATGACCGAATTGAAATCCTTTGCCAGCGACAACAACTCCGGCGCCCACCCGGCGATCATGGAGGCCGTTGTCCAGGCCAACCGGGGACACCTGAAGTCCTACGGCGACGACGAGATCTCCATCCACACCGACGAGGTGTTCAAGGAGTTCTTCGGGTCCCAGGCGCGCATCCACTACGTGACCACCGGCACGGCGGCCAACGTGCTCGGCCTGCGTTCCGTGACCCACACCTACAACTCCGTGCTCTGCGCCGAGCAGGCCCACATCAACAACGACGAGTGCGGCGCGCCCGAGGCGTTCGGCGGCATCAAGCTGGTGCCCATCCCGTCCACGGACGGCAAGCTCACGCCCGGCATGATCGCGCCCTACCTCGGCCACATGGGGTTCGTCCACGCCTCCCAGCCCAAGGTCGTCTCCATCACCCAGCCCACGGAGCTGGGCAAGCTCTACACCCTCAAGGAGATCGAGAACCTGGTGGAGTTCGCCCACGACCGCGACCTGCTGGTGCACCTGGACGGCGCGCGGCTGGCCAACGCCTGCGCGGCGCTCAACTGCTCCTTCTTCGACATGACCACCGCGCTCGACGTGGACTTCATCTCCTTCGGCGGGACCAAGAACGGCTGCCTCATGGGCGAGGCCGTGATCTTCCTCAACCCGGACATCGGCGAGGGGTTCCCGTACCTGCGCAAGCAGGCCATGCAGCTCGTCTCCAAGATGCGCTTCGTCTCGGCCCAGCTGGAGGCCTACCTGAAAGACGACCTGTGGCTCAGGAATGCCCAGAACGCCAACGCCATGGCCAGGCGGCTGGCCGAAAAGGCCGGGGCCATCGAAGGCGTGGAGATCAAGGGGACCGTGGACTGCAACGCCCTGTTCGCCCACATCCCGCCCGCGGCCACGGACATCCTGCTCAAGAAGTACTATTTCTACGTCTGGGACGAGCACGACCACACCGTGCGCTGGATGACCTCCTGGGCCACCACCGAGGACATGGTGGACGAGTTCGTGGACGACCTGCGCAAGGCCGTGAAGGCGGTCTCGTGA
- a CDS encoding pyridoxamine 5'-phosphate oxidase family protein, with translation MRKGVTDETSVVDDVLAKAEVLWLALNDQDGPYSVPVNFAHEGEVIYVHSGMKGRKAACLDSGAPLAFSCAVDVTLRDSDDNGCELGYLFRSVQGRGVPRALSGDEKMRGLDAITLKYAGREMPYKDKVLAITNVYAIDAADMTARIKE, from the coding sequence ATGCGCAAAGGCGTGACCGATGAAACATCCGTGGTGGACGACGTCCTGGCCAAGGCCGAAGTGCTCTGGCTCGCCCTGAACGACCAGGACGGTCCCTACTCCGTACCCGTGAATTTCGCCCACGAAGGCGAGGTCATCTACGTCCATTCCGGCATGAAGGGACGCAAGGCAGCCTGCCTGGACTCCGGCGCGCCGCTGGCCTTCTCCTGCGCCGTGGACGTGACCCTGCGCGACAGCGACGACAACGGTTGCGAGCTGGGCTACCTGTTCCGCTCGGTCCAGGGGAGGGGCGTTCCCCGCGCGCTGTCCGGCGACGAGAAGATGCGCGGGCTGGACGCCATCACCCTGAAATACGCGGGACGCGAGATGCCCTACAAGGACAAGGTCCTGGCCATCACCAACGTCTACGCCATCGACGCCGCGGACATGACCGCGCGGATCAAGGAATAG
- a CDS encoding TIGR04283 family arsenosugar biosynthesis glycosyltransferase has protein sequence MTPKATSAPPISVIIPVYGEETIIDQTVRMVRETACGVPVEIVVADGGPGHATLAALTEPDVTGVRCPPGRGVQMNAGGAAAHGEILVFLHADTRLPDGWPGRVAHALSGRAVAGAFSLGIDSPRRSLALVAAAANLRSRLERVPYGDQTLFFRADAFRALGGFAPVPIMEDVDIFRRLRTRGERIHILRERVLTSPRRWERDGVAWRTLCNWLLRLRYAFGATPERLAESYRPHADAPSRDCLLFFVKHPEPGAVKTRLARAASMETAARFYAALVEDRLAALECGDFDVLVCFAPARRREEIAAWLGPGREYLAQRGADLGERMENGFRDAFARGYDRVVLAGSDIPGLTPELVRSGLDVLTTGRAALGPAEDGGYYLAGFHRDGFVGAALHDPEWSTHGVFARARGALAGAGLAVAELDRLRDADTPDDLRALLDAGVFGGPVKPLARALLEEGSATGPGEGGR, from the coding sequence ATGACCCCGAAGGCAACCTCCGCCCCCCCCATTTCCGTGATCATCCCGGTCTACGGCGAAGAAACGATCATCGACCAGACCGTGCGCATGGTCCGCGAAACCGCCTGCGGCGTCCCGGTCGAGATCGTGGTCGCGGACGGGGGACCGGGCCACGCCACCCTGGCCGCGCTGACCGAGCCGGATGTGACCGGGGTGCGCTGCCCGCCCGGACGGGGCGTGCAGATGAACGCGGGCGGGGCGGCGGCGCACGGCGAGATTCTGGTCTTCCTGCATGCGGACACCCGGCTGCCGGACGGCTGGCCGGGCCGTGTGGCCCACGCCCTGTCGGGCCGCGCCGTGGCGGGCGCGTTCTCCCTCGGCATCGATTCCCCGCGCCGGTCCCTGGCCCTGGTGGCCGCCGCCGCCAACCTGCGCTCACGCCTGGAGCGCGTCCCCTACGGCGACCAGACGCTTTTTTTCCGGGCCGACGCCTTCCGCGCCCTCGGCGGGTTCGCGCCCGTCCCGATCATGGAGGACGTGGACATCTTCCGGCGGCTGCGGACGCGGGGGGAGCGCATCCACATCCTGCGCGAGCGGGTCCTGACCTCCCCGCGCCGTTGGGAGCGCGACGGGGTGGCCTGGCGGACCCTGTGCAACTGGCTGCTGCGGCTGCGCTACGCCTTCGGCGCCACGCCGGAGCGGCTGGCCGAATCCTACCGTCCCCACGCCGACGCGCCTTCCCGCGACTGTCTGCTCTTCTTCGTCAAGCACCCCGAGCCGGGCGCGGTCAAGACGCGGCTGGCGCGGGCCGCGTCCATGGAAACGGCGGCCCGGTTCTATGCGGCCCTTGTCGAGGACCGCTTGGCCGCGCTGGAGTGCGGTGATTTCGACGTCCTGGTCTGCTTCGCCCCGGCAAGGCGCAGGGAGGAGATCGCGGCGTGGCTCGGTCCCGGGCGGGAGTACCTGGCCCAGCGCGGCGCGGACCTGGGCGAGCGCATGGAGAACGGTTTTCGGGACGCCTTTGCCCGGGGATACGACCGCGTGGTACTGGCGGGCAGCGACATCCCCGGCCTGACCCCGGAGCTGGTCCGGAGCGGCTTGGACGTGCTCACGACCGGGCGGGCGGCCCTGGGGCCGGCGGAGGACGGGGGGTATTATCTGGCGGGTTTCCACCGCGACGGGTTTGTCGGCGCGGCGCTCCACGACCCGGAGTGGTCCACCCACGGCGTCTTCGCCAGGGCGCGGGGCGCGCTGGCCGGGGCCGGGCTGGCGGTGGCCGAGCTGGACCGGCTGCGGGATGCGGACACCCCGGACGACCTGCGCGCGCTGCTGGATGCGGGCGTGTTCGGCGGCCCGGTCAAGCCCCTTGCCCGCGCGTTGCTGGAAGAGGGATCGGCTACCGGGCCAGGGGAAGGCGGACGGTGA
- the groL gene encoding chaperonin GroEL (60 kDa chaperone family; promotes refolding of misfolded polypeptides especially under stressful conditions; forms two stacked rings of heptamers to form a barrel-shaped 14mer; ends can be capped by GroES; misfolded proteins enter the barrel where they are refolded when GroES binds) encodes MAKEILFDAKAREKLKAGVDKLANAVKVTLGPKGRNVVMEKSFGSPIITKDGVSVAKEIELEDKFENMGAQMVKEVASKTSDVAGDGTTTATVLAQAIFTEGVKLVAAGRSPMSIKRGIDKAVEAIVAELEKVAKPTRDQKEIAQVGTISANNDATIGNIIAEAMNKVGKEGVITVEEAKGLETTLDVVEGMQFDRGYLSPYFVTNTERMTCEMEEPLILINEKKVSNMKELLPVLEQCAKMSKPLVIIAEDIEGEALATLVVNKLRGTLNVVAVKAPGFGERRKAMLKDIATLTGGQVVSEDLGIKIENLTVNDLGSCKRIVVDKENTVIVDGAGKPAEIKARIAQIRAEIADSTSDYDREKLQERLAKIVGGVAVINVGAATETEMKEKKARVEDALNATRAAVEEGIVPGGGVVLARAGKVCAKVKAADDDEQAGINIIARAVEEPLRQIAGNAGLEGSIVVEKIKEGKDGFGYNAATDKYEDLIKAGVIDPKKVTRTALQNAASVAGLLLTTECAIADKPEKNDAPAGMPGGMGGMGGMGGMGGMY; translated from the coding sequence ATGGCGAAAGAGATTCTTTTCGATGCCAAAGCCCGCGAGAAGCTGAAAGCGGGTGTTGACAAGCTGGCCAACGCCGTCAAGGTCACCCTCGGTCCCAAGGGCCGCAACGTCGTGATGGAGAAGTCCTTCGGCTCCCCCATCATCACCAAGGACGGCGTTTCCGTCGCCAAGGAAATCGAGCTGGAAGACAAGTTCGAGAACATGGGCGCCCAGATGGTCAAGGAAGTCGCTTCCAAGACCTCCGACGTCGCCGGTGACGGCACCACCACCGCCACCGTCCTGGCCCAGGCCATTTTCACCGAAGGCGTGAAGCTCGTCGCCGCCGGCCGCTCCCCCATGTCCATCAAGCGCGGTATCGACAAGGCCGTCGAAGCCATCGTCGCCGAGCTCGAAAAGGTGGCCAAGCCCACCCGCGACCAGAAGGAAATCGCCCAGGTCGGCACCATCTCCGCCAACAACGACGCCACCATCGGCAACATCATCGCCGAGGCCATGAACAAGGTCGGCAAGGAAGGCGTCATCACCGTGGAAGAGGCCAAGGGCCTCGAGACCACCCTGGACGTCGTGGAAGGCATGCAGTTCGACCGCGGCTACCTGTCCCCCTATTTCGTGACCAACACCGAGCGCATGACCTGCGAAATGGAAGAGCCCCTGATCCTCATCAACGAGAAGAAGGTCTCCAACATGAAGGAACTGCTGCCCGTGCTGGAGCAGTGCGCCAAGATGTCCAAGCCCCTGGTCATCATCGCTGAAGACATCGAGGGCGAGGCCCTGGCCACCCTCGTGGTCAACAAGCTGCGCGGCACCCTGAACGTGGTCGCCGTCAAGGCTCCCGGCTTCGGCGAGCGCCGCAAGGCCATGCTGAAAGACATCGCCACCCTGACCGGCGGCCAGGTCGTGTCCGAGGATCTCGGCATCAAGATCGAGAACCTGACCGTCAACGACCTCGGTTCCTGCAAGCGCATCGTGGTCGACAAGGAAAACACCGTCATCGTCGACGGCGCCGGCAAGCCCGCCGAGATCAAGGCCCGCATCGCCCAGATCCGCGCCGAGATCGCCGACTCCACCTCCGACTACGACCGCGAGAAGCTCCAGGAGCGTCTGGCCAAGATCGTGGGCGGCGTGGCCGTCATCAACGTCGGTGCCGCCACCGAGACCGAGATGAAGGAGAAGAAGGCCCGCGTCGAGGACGCCCTGAACGCCACCCGCGCGGCTGTCGAGGAAGGCATCGTGCCCGGCGGCGGCGTGGTCCTGGCCCGCGCCGGCAAGGTCTGCGCCAAGGTCAAGGCCGCCGATGACGACGAGCAGGCCGGCATCAACATCATCGCCCGCGCCGTGGAAGAGCCCCTGCGCCAGATCGCCGGCAACGCCGGTCTCGAAGGCTCCATCGTCGTCGAGAAGATCAAGGAAGGCAAGGACGGCTTCGGCTACAACGCCGCCACCGACAAGTACGAAGACCTGATCAAGGCCGGCGTCATCGACCCGAAGAAGGTCACCCGCACCGCGCTGCAGAACGCCGCTTCCGTGGCCGGTCTGCTGCTGACCACCGAGTGCGCCATCGCCGACAAGCCCGAGAAGAACGACGCCCCCGCAGGCATGCCCGGCGGCATGGGCGGCATGGGCGGAATGGGCGGCATGGGCGGCATGTACTAA
- a CDS encoding bacteriohemerythrin, giving the protein MPATPAPAEFPEDLTLGIRELDDQHKTLFAVLDRILAVSRDPYRQLDDDGTNTVLDIMTDLKDAAMQHFDQEETLMDQRDYPGLDDQQEAHERFLDDLVRIEADLMNGTAVPPVRLHADLADQLAAHVREMDRELAQFLNKSEK; this is encoded by the coding sequence ATGCCAGCCACACCCGCCCCGGCCGAATTCCCGGAAGATCTCACCCTGGGAATCCGCGAACTCGACGACCAGCACAAAACCCTTTTCGCCGTCCTCGACCGCATCCTGGCCGTGTCCAGGGACCCCTACCGCCAGCTGGATGACGATGGAACCAATACGGTGCTCGACATCATGACCGATCTGAAGGACGCCGCCATGCAGCACTTCGACCAGGAGGAGACGCTCATGGACCAACGGGATTATCCCGGCCTGGACGACCAGCAGGAAGCGCACGAGCGGTTTCTGGACGACCTCGTGCGCATCGAGGCGGACCTGATGAACGGCACGGCCGTGCCGCCGGTACGGTTGCACGCCGACCTGGCCGATCAGTTGGCCGCACACGTCCGGGAGATGGACCGCGAGCTGGCGCAATTCCTCAATAAATCCGAAAAGTAG
- a CDS encoding GNAT family N-acetyltransferase — protein sequence MDIDEFDDTYRHLVLWNRKEREVAGAYRFGLTDEILAAKGPSGLYTSTLFDYREGFLEGLGPALEMGRSFIVPKYQRSYQPLLFLWKGLAEFVVRNPKYTRLFGCVSISSEYSMVARELIVGFMERHCSLPEMAGMALPKRPPKVKRLNKVDFSCPRPPSATPRTWPTSSATWRTGGPSRCCSSSTSSSAARSSASTWTRISATAWTGSSWWTCSSPTPRSCPGSWAPGAWSDSWPPTAGSARSRSASAPWPPDFRRAPHRADLPGPVRSLRAGPWLSRAMRLCCQPCENSRSSSPCWQRF from the coding sequence ATGGACATCGACGAATTCGACGACACCTACCGTCATCTGGTGCTCTGGAACCGCAAGGAGCGCGAGGTGGCCGGGGCGTACCGCTTCGGCCTGACCGACGAGATCCTGGCCGCCAAGGGACCGTCCGGCCTGTACACCTCCACCCTGTTCGATTACCGCGAGGGGTTCCTGGAGGGGCTGGGACCGGCGCTCGAGATGGGCCGCTCGTTCATCGTCCCCAAGTACCAGCGCAGCTACCAGCCGCTGCTCTTCCTCTGGAAGGGGCTGGCCGAGTTCGTGGTCCGCAATCCGAAATACACCCGGCTCTTCGGCTGCGTGTCCATTTCCAGCGAGTATTCCATGGTCGCCCGCGAGCTGATCGTCGGGTTCATGGAGCGCCACTGCTCCCTGCCGGAGATGGCGGGTATGGCCCTGCCCAAGCGGCCGCCCAAGGTGAAGCGGCTGAACAAGGTGGACTTCTCCTGCCCGAGGCCGCCTTCCGCGACCCCGAGGACGTGGCCGACTTCGTCCGCGACGTGGAGGACGGGCGGTCCATCCCGGTGCTGCTCAAGCAGTACCTCAAGCTCGGCGGCAAGATCATCGGCTTCAACATGGACCCGGATTTCGGCAACTGCATGGACGGGCTCATCCTGGTGGACCTGCTCAAGTCCGACCCCAAGGTCCTGTCCCGGTTCATGGGCACCAGGGGCGTGGAGCGATTCCTGGCCGCCAACCGCCGGGAGCGCGCGGAGCCGGTCCGCATCGGCCCCGTGGCCGCCTGATTTTCGGCGCGCCCCCCATCGCGCCGACCTGCCGGGTCCGGTCCGCAGTTTGCGGGCCGGGCCTTGGCTTTCCCGCGCAATGCGTTTATGTTGTCAGCCATGCGAAAACTCACGATCCTCCTCACCCTGCTGGCAGCGTTTCTGA
- the nhaA gene encoding Na+/H+ antiporter NhaA — protein sequence MSVPKSRDFPIHYLLSSFDKFFKMEAAGGLALMACTIAALTWANSPWAASYDALWQTKLTVGAGGWVLSKPALLWINDGLMAIFFFVVGLEIKRELLVGGLSTPSQTIMPVAAAVGGMAVPALIYFTLNAGQESAAGWGIPMATDIAFALGIMSLLGRRVPVGLKIFLTAVAIVDDIGAILVIAVFYTTSLNLAALFTGLAVLGLMAVLNLRWGIRHSIPYLVLGVVVWFAFLLSGIHATIAGVLAAMTIPAGTRMNCSTFVEELRGAAEVFEMAITPGKSVLTNKEQQMALHSLEHAYEAATTPLQNIEHALHPWVSFFIMPVFALANAGVPLRADVFAELLTPVSLGVFLGLVVGKQVGVTGACWLVHKLGLADFPSRTTLVHLWGAACLAGVGFTMSIFIGNLAFSEAPALIALAKIAILFASLVSGLLGYLVLRWLTPDDGDAGPPSGDAWPS from the coding sequence ATGTCAGTCCCCAAAAGCAGAGATTTTCCCATTCACTACCTGCTCAGTTCCTTTGACAAGTTTTTCAAGATGGAGGCCGCCGGCGGCCTGGCCCTGATGGCCTGCACCATCGCCGCCCTGACCTGGGCCAACTCGCCCTGGGCCGCTTCCTACGACGCGCTGTGGCAGACCAAGCTGACCGTGGGCGCGGGGGGCTGGGTGCTTTCCAAGCCCGCGCTGCTGTGGATCAACGACGGGCTGATGGCCATCTTCTTCTTCGTGGTCGGGCTGGAGATCAAGCGCGAGCTCCTGGTGGGCGGGCTGTCCACCCCCAGCCAGACCATCATGCCCGTGGCCGCCGCCGTGGGCGGCATGGCCGTGCCCGCGCTGATCTACTTCACCCTGAACGCGGGCCAGGAGTCGGCGGCCGGGTGGGGCATCCCCATGGCCACGGACATCGCCTTCGCCCTGGGCATCATGTCGCTGCTGGGGCGGCGGGTTCCGGTGGGCCTCAAGATTTTCCTGACCGCCGTGGCCATCGTGGACGATATCGGCGCCATCCTGGTCATCGCCGTGTTCTACACCACTTCCCTCAACCTCGCGGCTCTGTTCACCGGGCTGGCGGTGCTGGGGCTCATGGCCGTGCTCAACCTGCGCTGGGGCATCCGCCACTCCATCCCGTACCTGGTGCTGGGCGTGGTGGTCTGGTTCGCCTTCCTGCTGTCCGGCATCCACGCCACCATCGCGGGCGTGCTCGCTGCCATGACCATCCCGGCGGGCACGCGCATGAACTGCTCCACCTTCGTGGAGGAGCTGCGCGGCGCGGCCGAGGTCTTCGAGATGGCCATCACCCCGGGCAAGAGCGTGCTGACCAACAAGGAGCAGCAGATGGCCCTGCACTCCCTGGAGCACGCCTACGAGGCGGCCACCACCCCGTTGCAGAACATCGAGCACGCCCTGCACCCGTGGGTCTCCTTCTTCATCATGCCGGTCTTCGCCCTGGCCAACGCGGGCGTTCCGCTCCGGGCGGACGTCTTCGCCGAGCTGCTCACCCCGGTCTCCCTGGGCGTGTTCCTCGGCCTGGTGGTCGGCAAGCAGGTGGGCGTCACCGGCGCGTGCTGGCTGGTCCACAAGCTCGGCCTGGCGGATTTCCCGAGCCGGACCACCCTGGTCCACCTGTGGGGCGCGGCCTGCCTCGCGGGCGTGGGGTTCACCATGTCCATTTTCATCGGCAACCTGGCCTTTTCCGAGGCCCCCGCTCTGATCGCCCTGGCCAAGATCGCCATTCTCTTCGCGTCCCTGGTCTCCGGCCTGCTCGGCTACCTGGTCCTGCGCTGGCTGACTCCGGACGACGGCGATGCAGGACCGCCTTCGGGCGACGCCTGGCCCTCTTGA
- a CDS encoding GDSL-type esterase/lipase family protein: MTLFFLGDSLTLGCGDGDGLGWPGRLASAVMASGADLTWYNLGVRANTTAKILARWSEEVERRILPGQEIGLVFSFGVADVANDVEFADSLANAERILTGAAAMGPTLLVGPMPVADQARTERIAALSDGYGPVCTRLGVPYVPVIGALRDSRAYADALAENDTVHPSAKGYATLAELLLKTNAVRDFLGLEP; encoded by the coding sequence ATGACTCTCTTCTTTCTCGGCGACTCCCTGACCCTGGGCTGCGGCGACGGCGACGGGCTGGGCTGGCCGGGCCGCCTGGCCTCGGCGGTCATGGCCTCGGGCGCGGACCTGACCTGGTACAACCTGGGGGTGCGCGCCAACACCACGGCCAAAATCCTGGCCCGTTGGAGCGAAGAGGTCGAGCGGCGCATCCTGCCCGGCCAGGAAATCGGGCTGGTCTTCTCCTTCGGCGTGGCCGACGTGGCCAACGACGTGGAGTTCGCGGATTCCCTGGCCAACGCGGAGCGCATCCTGACCGGTGCTGCGGCCATGGGCCCCACCCTGCTGGTCGGCCCCATGCCCGTGGCCGACCAGGCCAGGACCGAGCGCATCGCCGCCCTCTCCGACGGGTACGGTCCCGTCTGCACCCGGCTGGGCGTTCCCTATGTGCCGGTGATCGGCGCGCTGCGCGACTCGCGGGCCTATGCGGACGCCCTGGCGGAAAACGACACTGTTCATCCCTCGGCAAAGGGGTACGCGACCCTGGCCGAGCTTCTTTTGAAAACCAACGCGGTCCGGGATTTCCTCGGACTGGAGCCTTAA
- a CDS encoding PocR ligand-binding domain-containing protein, translated as MEEKHYSFADLFDLDTILEVMKNFYALTSFPPSITDPEGNLMLTVGFKTLCRDFHRRHPETLKQCIESDTWMADRLDAESGYACYDCLNGLTDVAMPIVIDGRHLANLFIGQFFTEPAPPEAFFLERAERYGFDRDAYMAAVAEIPVFTKAQVEQAATFMTGLAQLIGEMGLSQKRLAELNATLENRVQERTIRLKREEIARKRALAEFEAIFNNSSVAIIQAKPPDTIYNVNKRFETIFGYERGEALGQSLHLLSPYRDEYATRKKRDIEMLRGGGMVHDECRLVTKDGRHIWCSYHGSPINPARLEDGVVLLLNDISERKELEALKEDVDRIMRHDLKVPLNGIVGFSQYLLMDDGLTETQREALQDILDSGLRMSDQINRSLEFYKIETGAFQYSPSETDLAAVVRTALRDLTEDARRKRLDLRVEVPSRGDGARPLSALADAGLSCVMLSNLVKNSVEAAPEGSAVTVRLAEDGADAVIAVHNQGTVPVDVRDRFFEKYATSSKAGGTGLGTYTAKLMAEAQNGTIEMRTAEEDGTTVTVRLPLAR; from the coding sequence ATGGAAGAAAAGCACTATTCCTTCGCCGATCTATTCGATCTCGACACCATTCTCGAGGTTATGAAGAACTTCTACGCCCTGACCAGTTTTCCGCCGTCCATCACCGACCCGGAGGGCAATCTGATGCTCACCGTGGGGTTCAAGACCCTCTGCCGCGACTTCCACCGCCGCCATCCGGAGACCCTCAAGCAGTGCATCGAGAGCGACACCTGGATGGCCGACCGGCTGGACGCCGAGAGCGGCTACGCCTGCTACGACTGCCTCAACGGCCTGACCGACGTGGCCATGCCCATCGTCATCGACGGACGCCACCTGGCGAACCTGTTCATCGGCCAGTTCTTCACCGAACCCGCCCCGCCCGAGGCGTTCTTCCTGGAACGCGCCGAACGGTACGGGTTCGACAGGGACGCGTATATGGCCGCCGTGGCCGAGATTCCGGTCTTCACCAAAGCGCAGGTGGAGCAGGCCGCCACCTTCATGACCGGCCTTGCGCAGCTCATCGGCGAGATGGGCCTCAGCCAGAAACGGCTGGCGGAACTGAACGCCACCCTGGAAAACCGGGTCCAGGAACGCACCATTCGGCTCAAACGCGAGGAAATCGCCCGCAAGCGCGCCCTGGCCGAATTCGAGGCCATCTTCAACAACAGCTCCGTGGCCATCATCCAGGCCAAACCACCGGACACCATCTACAACGTCAACAAGCGGTTCGAGACCATTTTCGGCTACGAGCGAGGCGAGGCCCTCGGCCAGAGCCTGCACCTGCTCAGCCCATACAGGGACGAATACGCAACGCGCAAGAAGCGGGACATAGAGATGCTGCGCGGCGGGGGCATGGTCCATGACGAGTGCAGGCTGGTGACCAAGGACGGCAGGCACATCTGGTGCTCCTACCACGGCAGCCCCATCAACCCGGCCCGGCTGGAGGACGGGGTCGTCCTGCTGCTCAACGACATCTCGGAGCGCAAGGAGCTGGAGGCCCTGAAGGAGGACGTGGACCGGATCATGCGCCACGACCTCAAGGTCCCCCTGAACGGGATCGTCGGGTTCTCCCAGTACCTGCTGATGGACGACGGCCTGACCGAAACCCAGCGCGAGGCCCTCCAGGACATCCTGGACTCCGGCCTGCGCATGAGCGACCAGATCAACCGCTCCCTGGAGTTCTACAAGATCGAGACCGGCGCCTTCCAGTACTCCCCGTCCGAAACCGACCTGGCCGCCGTGGTCCGCACGGCCCTGCGCGACCTGACCGAAGACGCGCGGCGCAAACGGCTCGACCTGCGGGTGGAGGTCCCGAGCCGGGGCGACGGCGCCCGGCCGCTCTCGGCCCTGGCCGACGCGGGGCTGTCCTGCGTGATGCTCTCCAACCTGGTCAAGAACAGCGTGGAGGCCGCCCCGGAAGGCAGCGCGGTGACCGTGCGCCTGGCCGAGGACGGCGCGGACGCGGTGATCGCCGTCCACAACCAGGGGACCGTGCCGGTCGACGTCCGCGACAGGTTCTTCGAAAAATACGCCACCAGCAGCAAGGCCGGAGGCACGGGGCTTGGGACCTACACGGCCAAACTCATGGCCGAGGCCCAGAACGGGACCATCGAGATGCGCACCGCCGAAGAGGACGGGACCACGGTCACCGTCCGCCTTCCCCTGGCCCGGTAG